The uncultured Methanobrevibacter sp. genome has a segment encoding these proteins:
- the glmU gene encoding bifunctional sugar-1-phosphate nucleotidylyltransferase/acetyltransferase, which yields MKVKAIILSAGEGSRMRPLTLTKPKTMLPVAGKPIIQYNIESLRDNGITDILLIVRYKEEMVRDYFGDGSEFGVNISYETQEDFLGTANAIEYGKDFIDDSLIVLNGDIILDDEIINEIIKKYNYLKPDTLMLLTEVEDPSAFGVVEIENGNIKSIVEKPKKEDAPSNLVNGGIYIFNEDIFDKIEKTEISERGEYEITDSVTLQIEDGKKVIGHKTSKDWIDVGRPWELIEVNEELIGQLKTEIKGTIEEGAHIHGEVFLDEDSIIRAGVYIEGNVYIGKHCDIGPNSYIRGNSYFGDHVHVGNAVEIKNSIIMENTNVSHLSYVGDSVIGSNCNIAAGTNIANLRFDNRSVKTKIKNQMIDSGRRKLGSIIGDAVKTGINSSFSPGVKVGYNSTIGSGVLLYDDVPSDTLVLVKQNHIIQDKKKKHK from the coding sequence ATAAAAGTGAAAGCAATTATTTTAAGTGCCGGTGAAGGTTCAAGGATGAGGCCTTTAACACTTACAAAGCCTAAGACCATGTTGCCGGTTGCTGGAAAGCCAATCATTCAATATAATATTGAATCATTAAGAGATAATGGAATAACTGATATTTTGCTGATAGTAAGATACAAGGAAGAGATGGTTCGGGATTACTTTGGTGATGGCAGTGAATTTGGAGTTAATATTTCCTATGAAACTCAGGAAGACTTTTTGGGTACTGCAAATGCAATAGAATACGGTAAGGACTTCATTGATGACAGTTTAATTGTTTTAAACGGAGATATTATTTTGGATGATGAAATCATCAATGAAATTATCAAGAAATACAATTATCTCAAACCGGATACACTCATGCTTTTGACAGAAGTTGAAGACCCTTCAGCATTTGGTGTTGTTGAAATTGAAAACGGAAACATAAAAAGCATTGTTGAAAAGCCTAAAAAGGAAGATGCTCCAAGCAATCTTGTTAATGGTGGTATCTACATATTCAATGAAGATATCTTTGATAAAATAGAAAAGACTGAAATTTCCGAACGTGGAGAATATGAAATAACAGATTCAGTCACTCTCCAGATTGAAGACGGAAAAAAGGTTATCGGACACAAGACAAGCAAGGATTGGATTGATGTCGGAAGGCCATGGGAACTCATTGAGGTCAATGAGGAACTGATCGGACAGTTAAAAACAGAAATCAAGGGAACAATCGAAGAGGGAGCGCATATCCACGGTGAAGTCTTTTTGGATGAGGACAGTATAATCAGGGCAGGAGTATACATTGAAGGTAACGTATACATAGGAAAACATTGTGATATAGGCCCTAACTCATACATCCGTGGAAATTCCTACTTTGGTGACCATGTCCACGTTGGAAATGCCGTTGAGATTAAAAACTCAATCATCATGGAAAACACCAACGTAAGTCACTTGAGTTATGTCGGTGACTCCGTCATCGGTTCCAACTGTAACATTGCGGCCGGAACAAACATCGCTAACCTTCGTTTCGACAACCGGTCTGTAAAAACCAAAATCAAAAACCAGATGATTGACAGTGGAAGAAGAAAGCTCGGATCAATCATAGGTGATGCCGTAAAGACCGGTATCAACTCAAGCTTTTCACCGGGAGTGAAAGTTGGATACAACTCCACAATCGGTTCAGGGGTTTTGTTGTATGATGATGTACCCTCCGATACTCTTGTATTGGTAAAACAAAATCATATCATTCAAGACAAAAAGAAAAAACATAAATAA
- a CDS encoding gamma carbonic anhydrase family protein, with protein sequence MENNKDSIVICPGAQVIGKVELGEDVSIWHGAVLRGDTDSISIGNRSNVQDNCVVHCTEGYPVEIGENVSVGHGAVVHGCKLEDNVLIGMNATVLNGAHIGKNSIVGAGAVVSEGKEFPENSLILGVPAKRVKELNPEQIQMIQNNADNYVKLSKRYKED encoded by the coding sequence ATGGAAAATAATAAAGACTCTATTGTAATATGCCCAGGCGCACAAGTAATTGGAAAAGTTGAATTAGGCGAAGACGTATCAATCTGGCATGGTGCCGTTTTAAGAGGAGATACCGATTCAATAAGCATTGGAAACAGGTCCAATGTCCAAGACAATTGTGTAGTGCACTGTACCGAAGGTTATCCTGTGGAGATAGGGGAAAATGTTTCTGTAGGTCATGGTGCAGTGGTTCACGGATGTAAACTTGAAGACAACGTTTTGATTGGAATGAATGCCACCGTATTGAACGGTGCCCACATAGGCAAAAACTCAATTGTCGGAGCAGGTGCCGTTGTAAGTGAAGGAAAGGAATTTCCAGAAAACAGTCTGATTTTAGGCGTTCCCGCAAAACGTGTAAAGGAGCTTAATCCGGAACAGATTCAAATGATTCAAAATAATGCGGATAATTATGTAAAACTTTCCAAGCGGTACAAGGAAGACTAA
- a CDS encoding rubredoxin encodes MTVYVCLHCEYRFDTEKGDPAYNIPAGKTPADMPDDWVCPECAALGVDAFIAEEE; translated from the coding sequence ATGACTGTATATGTTTGTTTACACTGCGAATATAGATTCGATACTGAAAAAGGTGACCCTGCATACAACATTCCTGCTGGAAAAACTCCTGCAGACATGCCTGATGACTGGGTTTGCCCAGAATGTGCAGCTTTAGGTGTTGACGCATTCATCGCTGAAGAAGAATAA